The genomic window TATGAGAGTTTACAACTGCTAAAAGTGGCTATTGATGCTAAAGATTGTTTTATCTCCATTGACCAAGCCGAATTACGGTATCGTGGGACAAAGCAACAAGAATTTTATAATTTTGTGGAAGGTTTATTATTAGATCACGAAAATAAAGCCGTGTTTCGTGAACAAGTTCAAACGAGATTGGCTGACCTTCTACCCCAAATTAAAACAGAAGAAGGAAGAACTGCCTTACAAAACTATGCTAAATATCTCGATCAATTATCCGATAATGAATTAGGGTTAAAATTGTTGTCCCTGTTCAAAGCTTATCAACTGGCTGACTATTCTATTTTGCGGGTTATTTCTGAGTTGATTCAAAGTTTAGGGAAACGGGATTTATTAGACTTTAAGGGATTAGTTTCGTTGGTGAGAGTTAATTATGGTCTGTTTGAAAAATTACGGGAAATTATTGGACTCTCTGAACGACAAAGTACCCCCGAAACCTATGGGTTAATGATTCAGTTTATTGCTTTATCTAATCGACACGGCATTTCTCATATGAAGTTTGATGACTTAATGAAGGTGATGCAAAAATGGTATAAACCTTATCAAGCTGTCTTAGGTATTCGTCAAGAACATCCCCCCAGTGAATATAAACAACCGAAAGAATTTAAGGAAGCCATTCCAGGGGTCGAAATTTATGAAAAGTACAAGAAATGGTTAACCGATAAGAAAACAGGTATGGTCTTCATCGATTTTGGGGATGAAAATTAATTTGACCTTAATATCGAACCCTAGTGATTTGACATACCTGATCGTAATATTTTAAAATTAGAGATTGTGTGTCTGATTCGATGCTCGGATCAGGTTATGACATCGCTAAAAGCACAAAGCATAATCATCGAAGGTTTAGACTTTGGGCTACCTGTACGGCAACCAAAACAAGGACAAAATTATGAGCTACGCTATTATTGAGGCAGGGGGAACCCAAATTCGGGTTGAGCCTGGCCGTTTTTATGATATTAATCGTCTTACTGCTAACGAAGATGGTTCCTATGTCATTGATAAGGTCTTATTAATTAACAATGATGATGAAATCACCATTGGACAGCCTTATATCGAAGGGGCAACGGTAGAAGGAACGGTTCTTGAAGAACGACGGGGACGCAAGGTCATTGTTTATAAAATGCGCCCCAAAAAGAAAACTCGTAAAAAACGGGGTCATCGTCAAGAATTAAGTCGTTTAATGATTAATTCTATTAGTCTCAATGGTTCTGTTATTGCAGAGACAACCTCAGACAGCGAAGAATAATCCTACAATAGACTTAATATTACAAAAGAGATAACGATTATGGCTCACAAGAAAGGAACAGGAAGCACTAGAAACGGAAGAGACTCTCGGTCCCAGCGACTCGGAGTGAAACGCTACGGTGGACAAGTTGTTAAAGCTGGCAACATTCTTATTCGTCAACGGGGAACAAAAGTTCACCCAGGCAATAACGTAGGACGGGGTAACGATGATACCCTCTTTGCTTTAATTGATGGGATTGTTACTTTTGAGTATAAAACCAAAAGTCGCAGAAAAGTCAGCGTTTACCCTGTAGCTGCTGAATAACTTTAATAACTTTAATCGTAACCAGAGATCAGTGAACAGTTGTCAATTAAACTGCACTGATCTCTGGTGTTTTTAAGATGAATCAACTAATAAGTTATACTCATATCTTACACCTTCGATTAAATTTAGCTAGTTTGCAAGCGTTCAACTATCAGCCGTCAGCTATATTTCTATTTATTTTCCTTTGAGAATTTTCTTAACTCGTTGCAATACTTTTGTTTTGATTCCTGTCTCTGTTTTAATTAATTCTCCATCGTCTGGTACAGTTTCTCCGAGGTAACGATAGTGTTTCCAAATATCCCAATAAGGACAACCTGGTTGAATTTTAATACCTGCCCAATGTAAATAATGAAGGGTTTGATTATTGCTTGGATCAATTAATTGATAACCATTTTGTTGAAAATGACTGGTTCCTGCCCAATTACCAGGGTTTTTTTCAGGTTCGTGGGCTAGATTAAACCGTTTTTCAACATTTTTTAAAATCATATAATTAATAATTGGCTGATCGGAGGTTTTATAAGTAAAGTCAAAATAGTCTATATTTTCTGCACATTCTTCAAAGATTTGATAAATTTTTTCTTCGGACATTAATCCTTTTTTTGATGCCCAAAATCCGCCGTTAAACATATCCC from Crocosphaera subtropica ATCC 51142 includes these protein-coding regions:
- the rplU gene encoding 50S ribosomal protein L21, which produces MSYAIIEAGGTQIRVEPGRFYDINRLTANEDGSYVIDKVLLINNDDEITIGQPYIEGATVEGTVLEERRGRKVIVYKMRPKKKTRKKRGHRQELSRLMINSISLNGSVIAETTSDSEE
- the rpmA gene encoding 50S ribosomal protein L27, which produces MAHKKGTGSTRNGRDSRSQRLGVKRYGGQVVKAGNILIRQRGTKVHPGNNVGRGNDDTLFALIDGIVTFEYKTKSRRKVSVYPVAAE